In the genome of Monodelphis domestica isolate mMonDom1 chromosome 2, mMonDom1.pri, whole genome shotgun sequence, one region contains:
- the LOC100012082 gene encoding histone H1.4-like, which yields MLSDMSETAPAASAEPNATAVTAPVPPPVEKAPTKKAKKAGRPKAVGPPVSELITNAVAASTERNGVSLAALKKILAASGYDVEKNNSRIKLGLKSLVSKGTLVQTKGTGASGSFRLNKKVSPGETKSKAKKSPSVKAKKPAAKKPKRAPGSVTVKSVKTPKKAKKPAVVGPKKAAKSPKTSKAGKPKKVVKSPAKAKAVKPKAKVAKSKAVKPKKVLPKKK from the coding sequence ATGTTGTCTGATATGTCTGAAACAGCGCCTGCTGCTTCGGCTGAGCCCAATGCTACCGCTGTCACTGCGCCGGTCCCACCGCCTGTGGAGAAGGCGCCGACGAAGAAGGCCAAAAAAGCAGGGCGGCCTAAGGCTGTAGGTCCCCCTGTGTCAGAGCTTATAACTAACGCTGTGGCCGCATCCACTGAACGTAATGGGGTGTCCCTCGCGGCCCTCAAGAAGATCCTGGCTGCCAGCGGCTATGATGTGGAGAAGAACAACAGTCGGATCAAGTTGGGCTTGAAGAGTTTGGTGAGCAAGGGCACCTTGGTGCAGACCAAAGGCACCGGAGCTTCTGGCTCCTTCAGGCTCAACAAGAAAGTATCTCCAGGCGAAACCAAGAGCAAGGCCAAAAAGTCGCCTTCGGTTAAGGCTAAGAAGCCTGCTGCTAAGAAGCCGAAAAGAGCTCCTGGGTCGGTAACTGTCAAAAGCGtgaaaactccaaaaaaagcaaagaagccGGCGGTGGTAGGACCCAAGAAAGCAGCCAAGAGTCCCAAAACCAGTAAAGCCGGCAAGCCGAAGAAAGTGGTAAAGAGTCCAGCCAAGGCCAAGGCAGTTAAGCCTAAGGCTAAGGTTGCTAAATCAAAGGCTGTTAAGCCCAAGAAAGTATTGcccaagaagaaataa